In the genome of Streptomyces sp. NBC_00190, one region contains:
- the pdhA gene encoding pyruvate dehydrogenase (acetyl-transferring) E1 component subunit alpha: MTVQELPGAGASHRPTPPPAWRPRTDAAPLLPDPEPYRVLGTPAADRLDPALMRRCYAELVRGRRYNAQATALTKQGRLAVYPSTVGQEACEIAAALVLEDQDWLFPSYRDTLAAVARGLDPVQALTLLRGDWHTGYDPREHRIAPLSTPLATQLPHAVGLAHAARLRGDDVVALAMVGDGGTSEGDFHEALNFAAVWQAPVVFLVQNNGFAISVPLAKQTAAPTLAHKAVGYGMPGRLVDGNDIAAMHEVLTEAVRRARAGGGPTLIEAVTYRMEAHTNADDATRYRGDAEVEAWKAHDPVDLLERELTARGILDEAGIQEARDAAETMAAELREGMNADPVLDPMDLFAHVYAEQTGRLREQAAMLCAELDAEGDA; encoded by the coding sequence ATGACGGTCCAAGAGCTGCCCGGTGCCGGTGCGTCCCACCGTCCCACCCCGCCGCCCGCCTGGAGGCCCCGTACGGACGCCGCTCCGCTGCTGCCGGACCCGGAGCCCTACCGGGTGCTGGGCACACCGGCGGCCGACCGGCTGGACCCCGCGCTGATGCGCCGCTGCTACGCGGAGCTCGTGCGAGGCCGCCGGTACAACGCGCAGGCCACCGCGCTGACCAAGCAGGGGCGGCTCGCCGTCTACCCGTCCACCGTGGGCCAGGAGGCCTGCGAGATCGCGGCGGCACTCGTCCTGGAGGACCAGGACTGGCTCTTCCCGAGCTACCGCGACACCCTGGCGGCCGTCGCGCGCGGGCTGGACCCCGTACAGGCGCTGACGCTGCTGCGAGGCGACTGGCACACCGGCTACGACCCGCGCGAGCACCGCATAGCCCCGCTCTCCACCCCGCTCGCCACCCAGCTGCCGCACGCGGTGGGCCTGGCGCACGCGGCCCGCCTGCGCGGCGACGACGTCGTCGCCCTGGCCATGGTCGGCGACGGCGGCACCAGCGAGGGTGACTTCCACGAGGCGCTGAACTTCGCCGCCGTCTGGCAGGCGCCGGTGGTCTTCCTCGTGCAGAACAACGGCTTCGCGATCTCCGTCCCGCTGGCCAAGCAGACCGCCGCCCCGACGCTGGCCCACAAGGCCGTGGGGTACGGGATGCCCGGCCGGCTGGTCGACGGCAACGACATCGCGGCGATGCACGAGGTGCTGACCGAGGCCGTCCGGCGGGCCCGGGCAGGCGGCGGCCCGACCCTGATCGAGGCCGTCACCTACCGGATGGAGGCCCACACGAACGCCGACGACGCCACCCGCTACCGCGGCGATGCCGAGGTCGAGGCCTGGAAGGCGCACGACCCGGTCGACCTGCTGGAGCGCGAGCTGACCGCGCGCGGGATCCTCGACGAAGCGGGCATCCAGGAGGCGCGTGACGCGGCCGAGACGATGGCCGCGGAGCTCCGCGAGGGGATGAACGCGGACCCGGTGCTGGACCCGATGGACCTCTTCGCGCACGTCTACGCGGAGCAGACCGGCAGGCTGCGCGAGCAGGCGGCCATGCTGTGCGCCGAGCTCGACGCGGAGGGAGACGCATGA
- a CDS encoding alpha-ketoacid dehydrogenase subunit beta: MTTVAAKAAKSGAKPATMAQALTRAMRDAMAEDPTVHVMGEDVGTLGGVFRITDGLAKEFGEDRCTDTPLAEAGILGAAVGMAMYGLRPVVEMQFDAFAYPAFEQLISHVAKMRNRTRGAMPLPITIRVPYGGGIGGVEHHCDSSEAYYVATPGLHVVTPATVDDAYGLLRASIASDDPVIFLEPKRLYWSKADWSPEAPTAVPGIGKALVRRTGRSATLITYGPSLPVCLEAAEAAREEGWDLEVVDLRSLVPFDEDTVVESVRRTGRAVVVHEANGFGGPGAEIAARVTERCFHHLEAPVLRVTGFDIPYPPPMLEKHHLPGVERILDTVARLQWEN, from the coding sequence ATGACCACGGTGGCGGCGAAGGCGGCGAAGTCGGGGGCCAAGCCCGCGACGATGGCCCAGGCACTGACCCGGGCGATGAGAGACGCGATGGCCGAGGACCCGACGGTCCACGTCATGGGCGAGGACGTCGGGACGCTCGGCGGGGTCTTCCGGATCACGGACGGCCTGGCGAAGGAGTTCGGCGAGGACCGCTGTACGGACACCCCCCTCGCGGAGGCGGGGATCCTGGGCGCGGCCGTCGGCATGGCCATGTACGGGCTGCGGCCGGTCGTGGAGATGCAGTTCGACGCGTTCGCGTACCCGGCGTTCGAGCAGCTGATCTCGCACGTGGCGAAGATGCGCAACCGTACGCGGGGCGCGATGCCGCTGCCGATCACCATCCGCGTGCCCTACGGCGGCGGGATCGGCGGCGTGGAGCACCACTGCGACTCCTCCGAGGCGTACTACGTGGCGACGCCCGGCCTGCACGTGGTGACCCCGGCGACGGTCGACGACGCGTACGGCCTGCTGCGCGCGTCGATCGCCAGCGACGACCCGGTGATCTTCCTGGAGCCGAAGCGGCTCTACTGGTCGAAGGCCGACTGGTCGCCCGAGGCGCCGACGGCCGTGCCCGGGATCGGGAAGGCGCTGGTCCGGCGTACGGGCCGGAGCGCGACCCTGATCACGTACGGGCCCTCGCTGCCGGTGTGCCTGGAGGCGGCCGAGGCGGCGCGCGAGGAGGGCTGGGACCTGGAGGTCGTGGACCTGCGCTCGCTGGTCCCCTTCGACGAGGACACGGTCGTGGAGTCCGTGCGCCGGACCGGGCGCGCCGTGGTCGTCCACGAGGCGAACGGCTTCGGCGGACCGGGTGCGGAGATCGCCGCCCGGGTCACGGAGCGGTGCTTCCACCACCTGGAGGCTCCGGTGCTGCGGGTGACGGGCTTCGACATCCCGTACCCGCCGCCGATGCTGGAGAAGCACCACCTGCCGGGAGTGGAACGGATCCTGGACACCGTCGCGCGCCTGCAGTGGGAGAACTGA
- a CDS encoding dihydrolipoamide acetyltransferase family protein gives MPQVMEFKLPDLGEGLTEAEIVRWLVAVGDVVAIDQPVVEVETAKAMVEVPCPYGGVVTARFGEEGQELPVGAPLITVAVGAESMPEAPEAAQAPEADAEGSGSVPRPLIGYGTDHSRPARRRRVRPVTAAVSAPVAAPVAAPAPAPAPVPVAAAPAAPAGPVPVISPLVRKLAKDNGVDLRALRGSGPEGLIMRADVEAALRAPEPVAAVAAAAPVAATAGERIPLKGVRGAVAEKLSRSRREIPDATCWVDADATELMAARAAMNAVGGPKISVLALLARICTAALARYPELNSTVDLEAKEIVRLPSVHLGFAAQTDRGLMVPVVRDAHTRNPESLSAEFARLTELARAGKLAPADLTGGTFTLNNYGVFGVDGSTPIINHPEAAMLGVGRIMPKPWVHGGELAVRQVVQLSLTFDHRVCDGGTAGGFLRYVADCVESPAVLLRSL, from the coding sequence ATGCCGCAGGTCATGGAGTTCAAGCTGCCCGATCTCGGTGAGGGCCTGACCGAGGCCGAGATCGTGCGCTGGCTGGTGGCGGTGGGCGATGTCGTCGCCATCGACCAGCCGGTCGTCGAGGTCGAAACGGCCAAGGCGATGGTGGAAGTGCCCTGCCCGTACGGCGGCGTGGTCACCGCCCGTTTCGGGGAGGAGGGGCAGGAGCTTCCTGTCGGGGCCCCGCTGATCACCGTGGCCGTGGGTGCGGAGTCGATGCCGGAGGCCCCCGAGGCCGCGCAGGCCCCGGAGGCTGATGCCGAAGGCTCCGGCAGCGTGCCCCGGCCCCTGATCGGCTACGGCACGGACCACTCGCGCCCGGCGCGACGGCGACGGGTGCGACCCGTCACCGCCGCGGTGTCGGCGCCCGTCGCGGCTCCGGTCGCGGCCCCGGCTCCTGCCCCGGCTCCCGTTCCCGTCGCGGCGGCTCCGGCCGCTCCGGCGGGTCCGGTGCCGGTGATCTCGCCGCTGGTGCGCAAGCTGGCCAAGGACAACGGGGTCGACCTGCGTGCCCTTCGCGGGTCGGGTCCGGAGGGCCTGATCATGCGGGCGGACGTCGAGGCGGCGCTGCGCGCACCCGAGCCGGTGGCGGCGGTCGCGGCCGCGGCACCCGTCGCCGCGACCGCGGGTGAACGGATTCCGCTCAAGGGAGTGCGCGGGGCGGTCGCCGAGAAGCTGTCGCGCAGCCGGCGGGAGATCCCGGACGCCACCTGCTGGGTCGACGCGGACGCCACCGAACTGATGGCGGCCCGGGCCGCGATGAACGCCGTGGGCGGGCCCAAGATCTCGGTGCTCGCGCTGCTGGCGCGGATCTGCACGGCCGCGCTGGCCCGGTACCCGGAGCTCAACTCCACCGTGGACCTGGAGGCGAAGGAGATCGTCCGGCTGCCGTCCGTGCACCTGGGCTTCGCGGCCCAGACGGACCGGGGGCTGATGGTCCCGGTGGTGCGCGACGCCCATACGCGCAATCCGGAGTCCCTGTCGGCGGAGTTCGCCCGGCTGACGGAACTGGCGCGGGCGGGGAAGCTGGCTCCGGCCGATCTGACGGGCGGCACGTTCACCCTGAACAACTACGGGGTGTTCGGGGTCGACGGTTCCACGCCGATCATCAACCACCCGGAGGCCGCGATGCTCGGGGTGGGGCGGATCATGCCGAAGCCGTGGGTCCACGGTGGGGAGCTGGCGGTCCGCCAGGTCGTACAGCTGTCCCTGACGTTCGACCACCGGGTCTGCGACGGCGGGACGGCGGGCGGGTTCCTCCGCTACGTCGCCGACTGCGTGGAGTCCCCGGCGGTGCTGCTGCGCAGCCTGTAG
- a CDS encoding NAD(P)H-quinone oxidoreductase: MHAITIEQPGGPEALVWTDVPDPVAGEGEVVVEVAASAVNRADILQRQGFYDPPPGASQYPGLECSGRISAVGPGVSGWSVGDEVCALLAGGGYAQKVAVPAGQLLPVPAGVDLVTAAALPEVVTTVWSNVFMVAGLRPGETLLVHGGSSGIGTMAVQLAKAVGATVAVTAGGPQKLARCKELGADILIDYREQDFVAELRAATGGAGADVILDIMGAKYLSRNVDALAVNGRLAVIGLQGGVKAELNLAALLAKRAAITATSLRARPLEEKAAIVAAVREHVWPLVSAGRVRPVVHATFPMPEAAEAHRVMESSSHVGKLLLVAPTGTATD, translated from the coding sequence ATGCATGCGATCACCATCGAGCAGCCCGGCGGCCCCGAGGCCCTCGTCTGGACCGACGTACCCGATCCGGTGGCGGGCGAGGGCGAGGTCGTCGTCGAGGTCGCGGCGAGCGCCGTGAACCGCGCCGACATCCTCCAGCGCCAGGGGTTCTACGACCCTCCGCCCGGGGCCTCCCAGTACCCGGGGCTGGAGTGCTCCGGGCGGATCTCCGCGGTCGGTCCGGGTGTGTCCGGCTGGTCGGTGGGCGACGAGGTGTGCGCCCTGCTGGCCGGCGGCGGGTACGCGCAGAAGGTGGCCGTACCGGCCGGCCAGCTGCTGCCCGTCCCGGCGGGCGTGGACCTGGTCACGGCGGCCGCGCTGCCCGAGGTCGTCACGACCGTGTGGTCCAACGTGTTCATGGTGGCCGGGCTGCGTCCCGGCGAGACCCTGCTGGTGCACGGCGGATCCAGCGGCATCGGGACGATGGCGGTCCAGCTGGCGAAGGCGGTGGGCGCGACGGTCGCGGTGACGGCCGGAGGTCCGCAGAAGCTCGCGCGGTGCAAGGAGCTGGGCGCCGACATCCTGATCGACTACCGCGAGCAGGACTTCGTGGCCGAGCTACGGGCGGCGACGGGCGGAGCCGGGGCGGACGTGATCCTGGACATCATGGGCGCGAAGTACCTGTCGCGGAACGTGGACGCCCTCGCCGTGAACGGCCGGCTGGCGGTCATCGGGCTCCAGGGCGGCGTGAAGGCCGAACTGAACCTCGCCGCGCTGCTGGCCAAGCGGGCCGCGATCACCGCCACCTCCCTGCGGGCCCGGCCACTGGAGGAGAAGGCGGCCATCGTCGCGGCCGTACGGGAGCACGTGTGGCCCCTGGTGTCGGCGGGGCGGGTGCGGCCGGTGGTGCATGCGACGTTCCCGATGCCGGAGGCCGCCGAGGCGCACCGGGTCATGGAGTCGAGCAGCCATGTGGGCAAGCTGCTGCTCGTCGCGCCGACGGGGACGGCGACGGACTGA
- a CDS encoding potassium channel family protein has translation MFHVKLHGSDAMARGADEKLVSRRIKLPRRVVEKPLRQVGKRLLMALFVLFLTVLVVWLDRDGYHDNANEQVDLLDCFYYATVTLSTTGYGDIVPYSDSARLINILVITPLRVLFLIILVGTTLEVLTERTREEWRLNRWRKNLREHTVVVGFGTKGRSALQTLLTTGLAKEQVVIVDPSTKVIDMANAEGFTGVVGDATRSDVLLRAELHKARQIVIATQRDDTAVLVTLTARQLNRGAKIVAAVREEENAPLLRQSGADAVITSASAAGRLLGLSVLSPSAGTVMEDLIQQGSGLDLVERPVNRAEVGKSVRETDDLVVSVLRGHRLLPYDDPHASPLQLTDRLITIVRAAPPTSPPVILGPAQ, from the coding sequence ATGTTTCACGTGAAACTTCACGGTTCCGACGCCATGGCCCGTGGCGCCGACGAGAAACTCGTCTCCCGGCGCATCAAGCTGCCCCGGCGCGTCGTCGAGAAGCCGCTCAGGCAGGTCGGCAAGCGCCTCCTGATGGCCTTGTTCGTGCTCTTCCTGACGGTCCTCGTCGTGTGGCTGGACCGCGACGGCTACCACGACAACGCCAACGAGCAGGTCGACCTCCTCGACTGCTTCTACTACGCCACCGTGACGCTGTCGACGACGGGCTACGGCGACATCGTCCCGTACAGCGACAGCGCACGGCTGATCAACATCCTGGTGATCACGCCGCTGCGCGTGCTGTTCCTGATCATCCTGGTCGGTACCACCCTGGAAGTCCTGACGGAGCGGACGAGGGAAGAGTGGCGGCTGAACCGCTGGAGGAAGAACTTGCGCGAGCACACGGTCGTCGTCGGCTTCGGCACCAAGGGCCGCTCGGCCCTGCAGACGCTGCTGACCACCGGCCTGGCCAAGGAGCAGGTCGTCATCGTCGACCCCAGCACCAAGGTGATCGACATGGCCAACGCGGAGGGCTTCACGGGCGTGGTCGGCGACGCCACCCGCTCCGACGTACTGCTCCGCGCCGAGCTGCACAAGGCCCGGCAGATCGTCATCGCCACCCAGCGGGACGACACGGCGGTGCTGGTCACGCTGACGGCGCGGCAGCTCAACCGGGGCGCGAAGATCGTCGCGGCGGTCCGCGAGGAGGAGAACGCGCCGCTGCTGCGGCAGTCCGGCGCGGACGCCGTGATCACGAGCGCGAGCGCGGCGGGCCGGCTGCTGGGCCTCTCCGTCCTCAGCCCCAGCGCGGGCACCGTGATGGAGGACCTGATCCAGCAGGGCAGCGGCCTCGACCTCGTCGAACGGCCCGTCAACCGGGCCGAGGTGGGCAAGTCGGTACGGGAGACCGACGACCTGGTGGTGAGCGTGCTGCGCGGGCACCGGCTGCTCCCGTACGACGACCCGCACGCGAGCCCGCTGCAGCTGACGGACCGTCTCATCACCATCGTGCGGGCGGCACCGCCGACTTCGCCGCCGGTGATACTGGGTCCTGCGCAGTAG
- a CDS encoding molybdopterin molybdotransferase MoeA, producing MTPTDAEHALDQALALVSRAPEAGGAGGHRASVWARARDIAVHAGSGVRARTHQVPLPDALGEVLAEPLDALTDLPSFDTSAMDGWAVAGPGPWTIRAGDGVLAGSGRPEPLADGEAVQIATGARIPADTTAVIRSEHCRESGTQLFAARPVHTGQDIRPRGQECRSGDLLLPAGSLVTPAVLGLAAAAGYDGLTTRPRPRVEILVLGDELLTEGRPHDGLIRDALSPMLGPWLTRLGAEVIGTRRLGDDPAGAEALLKAVTTSAADVVVTTGGTASGPVDHVHPVLRRAGAELLVDGVAVRPGHPMLLARIGEAPGRDTVRHLVGLPGNPLAAVSGLLTLADPLLRALAGRRRRPRCTATVEGDVPGHPHDTRLVPVLLSGEHAVPLRYNGPAMLRGVAAADALAVVPPHGARSGQELEILDLPWASGGCFT from the coding sequence ATGACCCCCACCGACGCCGAACACGCGCTGGACCAGGCCCTGGCCCTGGTCAGTCGCGCCCCCGAGGCGGGCGGCGCCGGCGGCCACCGCGCCAGCGTCTGGGCGCGGGCCCGGGACATCGCCGTGCACGCCGGGAGCGGGGTGCGGGCCCGCACCCACCAGGTCCCCCTCCCGGACGCCCTCGGCGAGGTGCTGGCCGAGCCCCTGGACGCCCTGACCGACCTGCCCTCCTTCGACACCTCCGCCATGGACGGCTGGGCCGTCGCCGGTCCCGGCCCGTGGACCATCCGCGCCGGTGACGGCGTACTGGCAGGCTCCGGGCGGCCCGAGCCCCTCGCGGACGGCGAGGCCGTCCAGATCGCCACCGGCGCCCGGATCCCCGCCGACACCACCGCCGTCATCCGCAGCGAGCACTGCCGCGAGAGCGGCACGCAGCTCTTCGCCGCCCGCCCCGTCCACACCGGCCAGGACATCCGCCCGCGCGGCCAGGAGTGCCGCTCCGGCGACCTGCTGCTGCCCGCCGGGTCCCTGGTCACCCCCGCCGTGCTGGGCCTCGCCGCGGCGGCCGGGTACGACGGGCTGACCACCCGGCCCCGGCCCCGCGTGGAGATCCTGGTGCTCGGCGACGAGCTCCTCACCGAAGGCCGTCCGCACGACGGCCTCATCCGCGACGCGCTGAGCCCCATGCTCGGCCCCTGGCTCACCCGCCTCGGCGCCGAGGTCATCGGCACGCGGCGGCTCGGCGACGACCCCGCGGGGGCCGAGGCCCTCCTCAAGGCCGTCACCACCTCCGCCGCAGATGTCGTCGTCACCACCGGTGGCACCGCCTCCGGGCCCGTCGACCACGTCCACCCCGTACTGCGCCGGGCCGGCGCCGAACTCCTGGTCGACGGCGTTGCCGTACGCCCCGGCCACCCGATGCTGCTGGCCCGCATCGGCGAGGCCCCCGGCCGGGACACGGTCCGGCACCTGGTCGGGCTGCCCGGGAACCCCCTGGCCGCCGTCTCCGGGCTGCTGACCCTGGCCGATCCGCTGCTGCGCGCCCTGGCCGGCCGCCGCCGACGGCCCCGCTGCACGGCCACGGTCGAAGGCGACGTACCGGGCCACCCGCACGACACCCGGCTGGTCCCGGTCCTGCTGAGCGGCGAGCACGCGGTGCCGCTGCGCTACAACGGCCCCGCCATGCTGCGCGGCGTGGCGGCCGCCGACGCGCTGGCCGTCGTACCGCCGCACGGCGCCCGGTCGGGGCAGGAGCTGGAGATCCTGGATCTGCCGTGGGCGTCGGGAGGATGTTTCACGTGA
- a CDS encoding NTP transferase domain-containing protein: MSYDAIVLAGGAAQRLGGADKPALSVGGRPLLDRVLDACPDARSTVVVGGRRATARPVRWTREDPPGGGPVAALDAGLRQTAAELVLVLSADLPFLDRATVRSLLTAPGGRDGALLRDPTGRDQPLIAVYRAEPLRRELALLAAEHGGLAGLPLRAVTAELDLARVAAQPLASFDCDTWEDLAAARARIREHGTVLDQWITAVKNELGLDLPVDTKALLDLARDAAHGVARPAAPLTTFLVGYAAARAEAAGADPAQAVAEASRKAADLALRWAAEAEADATSRENGSG, translated from the coding sequence ATGAGTTACGACGCGATCGTCCTGGCAGGCGGAGCCGCGCAGCGCCTCGGCGGGGCGGACAAGCCCGCGCTGAGCGTCGGCGGCCGGCCCCTCCTGGACCGTGTCCTGGACGCCTGCCCGGACGCCCGGAGCACCGTCGTGGTCGGCGGCCGCCGGGCCACCGCCCGCCCGGTGCGCTGGACCCGCGAGGATCCGCCCGGCGGCGGTCCCGTGGCCGCGCTGGACGCCGGTCTGCGGCAGACCGCCGCCGAGCTGGTCCTCGTACTCTCCGCGGACCTGCCGTTCCTGGACCGGGCGACCGTACGGTCCCTGCTGACCGCGCCCGGCGGGCGCGACGGCGCGCTGCTGCGCGATCCGACCGGCCGGGACCAGCCGCTCATCGCCGTCTACCGGGCCGAACCGCTCCGCCGCGAGCTGGCCCTCCTCGCCGCCGAGCACGGCGGCCTCGCCGGGCTCCCGCTGCGCGCGGTCACCGCCGAACTGGACCTCGCCCGCGTCGCGGCGCAGCCGCTCGCCTCCTTCGACTGCGACACCTGGGAAGATCTTGCCGCCGCCCGCGCCCGGATCAGGGAGCATGGAACCGTGCTGGACCAATGGATCACCGCCGTCAAGAACGAGCTGGGCCTCGACCTCCCCGTCGACACCAAGGCCCTGCTCGACCTCGCCCGCGATGCCGCACACGGCGTCGCCCGGCCCGCCGCACCGCTGACCACCTTCCTGGTCGGCTACGCGGCGGCGCGGGCCGAGGCCGCCGGAGCCGACCCTGCCCAGGCCGTCGCCGAAGCCTCCCGCAAGGCGGCCGATCTGGCGCTGCGCTGGGCCGCCGAGGCGGAGGCCGACGCCACATCTCGAGAGAACGGCTCCGGATGA
- a CDS encoding bacterial proteasome activator family protein, translating to MEMPRSERSQDSPPHVLIVGQDGMTVGGADDESREVPVTEMVEQPAKVMRIGSMIKQLLEEVRAAPLDEASRVRLKDIHAASVKELEDGLAPELVEELERLSLPFTNEAIPSEAELRIAQAQLVGWLEGLFHGIQTALFAQQMAARAQLEQMRRALPAGAPHDDEDDSGHGAIRSGPYL from the coding sequence ATGGAGATGCCGAGGAGTGAACGGTCGCAGGACAGTCCCCCGCACGTCCTGATCGTCGGACAGGACGGGATGACGGTCGGCGGCGCCGATGACGAGTCGCGCGAGGTCCCGGTGACGGAGATGGTCGAACAGCCCGCCAAGGTCATGCGGATCGGCAGCATGATCAAGCAACTCCTGGAAGAGGTACGCGCCGCGCCTCTCGACGAGGCGAGCCGGGTCCGGCTCAAGGACATCCATGCCGCCTCGGTGAAGGAACTGGAGGACGGCCTGGCCCCCGAGCTCGTGGAGGAACTGGAGCGCCTGTCCCTCCCGTTCACCAACGAGGCCATTCCTTCCGAGGCAGAACTGCGCATCGCCCAGGCGCAGTTGGTGGGCTGGCTGGAGGGCCTGTTCCACGGCATCCAGACGGCCCTGTTCGCGCAGCAGATGGCGGCACGGGCCCAGTTGGAGCAGATGCGCCGGGCCCTGCCGGCCGGCGCCCCGCACGACGACGAGGACGACAGCGGCCACGGGGCGATCCGCTCGGGCCCGTACCTCTAG